A region of the Pricia mediterranea genome:
TCCGTTTCGCCCGGTGGCACACGGATAAAGCCGTCGGCCTTGGCCAAGCTTACCAGATCTCCCGATCCATTGCCCTGTATCGGCTTGGCACGAATGCGACCTTCCCGCCACTGGGTTTCCACTTGAAGAAAAAGAGTCAACCGAGGATGGGGCCGCACCGGTTTCTCCATGATTACCTCGAGTTTTTCGGATTCTAACCCGAGGGACAAAGACAGCCACGGTAAAAAATAGACATGGTAGTTCGCGAAGGTGGAGACGGGATTCCCCGGAAAAGAAAATACCGTTGTTTTTCGTTCTGGCCGAGTTCCCCTTTCCTTGATGTCTTTTTTTTCTGCCTGCATGTTTGCGGTCTTCCCTGACGTTTTTGTACCAGATTGCCCGCTGCCGTCCTTGATTTCAGTTTCCCTTTTTCTTAAACCTTGCTTTTGGCTCACCCCATTGGAATCTAAAACCCCGAACCAAAATGGCTTGCCCGGACGTTGTGCGACCCGGTGGAAGATTTTTTCTACTCCCAAGTCCGCCAATACGTCCGGAATAAAATCGAATTTGCCTTTGGATACCCCGCCACTGAGTAATAACACATCGTGCTGCTCGAAGGCTTCTCGAAGTTCCATTTCGATGATTTTTCTATCATCCGTCAAGTGCAATCGGGCAGGAACGATATTCAGCCTTTGTAGGGCTGCGGTCAATGAAAGTATATTGGATTTTCGTATTTGGTGGGGCAAAGGCGTTTCGGAAACCTCGACCAGTTCGTTCCCCGTCGAAATCACACAGATTGAAGGTAGTTTCTTCACCACGACCTCGGTTTTTCCCACCGAGGCAAGTACACCGATTGCGGCGGCATTTATTTTTAAACCTCGGCGCAACAAAACGGCCCCCGCCGTCTCGTCACTGCCTTGCGCATGGATATTCTGGCCTTGATCCGGGGTCTTGGTCAATGTCGCCCATCCGTTTTCAATATCAGTGTCTTCGTACATGATGATGGTATCGGCACCTTCGGGCAGTACGGCCCCGGTCATGATTTCAAAACAGTTGGACTCCGAGATAAGCCGCTGTTGGGCCATACCCGCGCTTAGAGTCCCTTCGATCTTGAATCGATCGATTCCTTTGTCGATGGCGGAGAACCGAATCGCGATTCCGTCTTTGGTCGAACGATCGAAGGGGGGGAAGTCCCGGTCGGCCGTAATATTCTCCGCCAAAATTCGGCCGGGAGCCCGTAGAAGGTCCACCTGCTCGTCGCCCAGATGTAAGGGATGCAATAAAACGTGTTGAAAGGCGTCCTCGAAGGAAATCATGTTACTTATTTTTTTGGTTCAAATGCCCGTTCGCTTACAAGCCTGAAGAAAGTTTTTGTCACCTTGAGCTGTTCAACGGAACGCGGTCGAGTTACAGTCGAAAAATCAAACCAAAACGTCTCGACAGCGCTCGACGTGATATTTTTAACTCAAATTGATAGAATAGGTGTTCTTCCGGACAAGCAGAATGATTTGCAATTGGCTAATTGCCCAGCGTTATCAAAACACGTAAAACTCAAAAGAGAATCTAAACCAGCATCATCAAGAACTTTTCTCTTGCTTGAGTCGTGTCAGGTATTCGATAAGGTCCCTTAAATCGCGCTTCGAGATGAGCTTGCCCATCGCCGGCATGGCCGAGGGCATGTTTTCCCTTTTTTCGATACGGCCTGCGGGAATTTCCAAGGGCTCGGCCGCGTTGGTCCGCAGGGTCAGACCCTCTTCGGTCTCCTCCTCCAAAATACCGCTTACTTTTTGGCCGTCCTTTAGGGTCAGGGTAACACTTCCATAACCGGGAGCCAAACGTTTGCTGGGTTCAATTAGGGATTCCAGCAGCTGTTCACGAGTAAGAATGTTACCAATATTCTCCAAATGCGGACCGACGTCGCCCCCCGTAGCGCCCACGGCATGGCATCGCGTACATTGGGCGGTGGGGTTGTTGTTGAACACCTGCCAACCTTGCCGCGCGTTACCGCCCTGCAAGGTTTCTTCGTAACCGGCCAAGGGATTCCCGCTGTCCTTCGGGGTGTCCAATTGAGCTATCAGATCCTCGGATTCCGTGGCTTTGACCGCTTCCGTTAAATCTAGGACAATGGCCGGATTCAGCTGGTCGGCATTTGCTTGGACAATTAATTTTTCAAGGACATCACCGCTTTTCTCCAAGGGGAGTTCCCCTAAAACGGACAGTAGTTTTTGTTGTTCGCGAACGGAACCATTCTTAAAAATGGGATTGACGATGCCGGGAAGATTATCCTTCGATATTTCCATCTGCGGAATAAGTCCCACTGCAACCGCCCGTACTTGTTGATCTTTATCTTTCATGCCCAAGGCCATAGCGCGTTCGATATTAGAGAACTGCAATTCGCCCAAGGCCTTTAAGGCTGCTGAACGTACATCTGACGATGGGTTCGTTTGCATCATGCTGAAAAGGGCGTCGTTATGGGAGTCGATCCCGAGGTTGGCGAGGGATTTCGAGATTCCGATAAGGATCTCAGGGTTTTTATCTTCCAGAAAGATAGGAATATCTTTTTCTATTTTTTCTTTGACCGTACTGGCATCCCGGTCGATCTCGCCCCGGTACCGGCCATCGACCCTGTCGAGAACCGAGGGTTCGGCCCATGTTCCAATGGCGGCCAAGGCCTCTCCCCTGAGCGTGTCGGAAACGCTTTTTCGTTTGGCAAAGGCAATGAGGTTTTCCAGGGCAGGGTCGCTCCCCACCCGAAGGGCGGCATTGATACTACGTCGCAACAAGGGTTCCGAAGAAAACCGTTCGACCGTCATGACATCGGCCAATTGGGGTAGTGCTTCTTCGATAGACCAGTCGTCGTTGATGGCGCGGGCGGCCTCGGTGACGATGTACTCGTCCTCGTCCTGAAGAAATTTCGCCACGCGTTCGTCCTGCCATTTACGCAGTACCAATACGGCGGCGATACGAAGGCTACGATCGGGACTGTCCACCAGCGCATAGATCGGTTCTTTTTTTCCGATGCGGGAAAGGGCCAATACGGCGGCGTGCCTTAGGTACAGGTCTTCATCGTTGTTGTCGGCCAACATATCAAGCAAAGGTTGTACGGCCGATGCCTCGTTCATCCTTCCCAAAGCCTGCGCCGCAAAAAAACGAACCCTCGCATTGTCATTTTTCAAGAGGGGAATCAAGTCCTGCCCCGCGTCCGTATATTTCACATCGCCGAGCACTTTTACCGCCTGTGCAATAATTTCAGGATCTTGGTCGGAAAGAAGTCCCGTCAGTACTGCTGCGTTTTCCAAATCTTCCGAAGCGAGCTGCCCCGTCCCCCAAATGGAATGGATACGGGCGAACTGGTCCTTGTTTTCTTCGATGACCTTCGGGAAGGCTTCCTTTCCCGCTCCGCTATCCACCAGGGCGAACTGTGCCTTTTTCCGGATGCGCATGTCCGGATAGGCCAACAGCTGTACCAGTTCGTCCGTTGATTGATCGGTGTAGTCCAAGGTCATCAATCGCTGCGTTTCCTCTCGCTGTTGGGCGAGGTCGTTTTCATCTTCGGTCACATCCAGCCTCCAGACCCGACCGTAATTTTTAGTGTTCCAGCCGTTGATCCAATCCGCCACGTAGAGGGCACCATCGGGACCGAATTCGATACCGGTGGGCAACACTCCGGTCAAGATCTTCTCGTCCGAACCCAATTCAAAGGAAGCCCCTTTGGGTTTCAGGTCGAAAGCCCAGATGGGAGATCGATCGGGATTGCCGACGAACTCCACCAAAAAGAATTTGTTAAGCCACTTTTTACCCAGGGCGGTACCGGGATTGTACTGCATCCCGGTCGGACCGTTATGGAAGTTTTGAATAGGAGGCATGATATAGGCCGCCTGCCCTTCCCATCGGGGCTTGAACAGTTTTTCATCCATCCATACATTATAGCCGTTGTTCTTGGGGTCGGTATATTTGCCGTACTGCCAATTGGCGCGCCATCCGGCGTCGGAACCTTCTACGATATGCACCAACCGCTCGCTTTCCCCGGCGTGATCGCCATCGTTGTCCGAAGAGATAATATTGCCATAGGCATCGAAGACGAATTCATGGGTGTTGCGAAGTCCGTGGGCGAAGACCTCAAAATCGCTGCCATCGGGATTGCTGCGTACGATGACCCCCTGATTGGGATAAAAGTGTTCGACGCCTTCTTGATCGGTAAGGTTCGCACCGATATCACCGATGCCCCAGTAAATTTTACCATCGGGACCTTCAACGGCCCCCGACATCCCGTGTCCGCCAAAGCCGATATGTACGGCATATCCATGAGAAATAGAGGTTTTTTCGTCCAACACTAAGTCGTCATTGCTGTCGGTAAGCCGCCACATATCCGGTCCCACTCCTACGAATACATCGTCATCACGTACCAATAGGGCCCCCGCAACATCGGTCACCTCTTCGTTGAAATCCTCGAGGATGCGGGTCGATCGGTCCGCGATTCCGTTATTATTGCTGTCCTCCAACATCCAGACCTCTTCTTTTTCGACGGTCAGGTCTTTCCAATCGTGCGACCCGTCTTGGTTCAGGTCTGGAAGCCAGTTGTTTTCAACGTTTTTTTCGGGCGCAAAGGTGGTGTGCAGAAATTCGCGCCTGTCCTCTACCGATCGCAGCGCGATGGAGGGCGTCATCCAATCTTGATGTCCCCGAATATCGAATTCGGAATTTTTTTGGCGATTGGTCCGGGTCAGATAGACCTTTCCCTGATTGTCGATGGACATGGCAATGGGATCGGGCGCCAAAGAGTCGGAAGCCCAAAGGGTCAGTTCAAGGCCTTCTGCCAGTTTCGGACTAATGCTTTGGCGTATTTCCTTTGCCCTACGTACCTCTGTAAGGGAGTCTTCTTGGATTACCAAAGGGGTTTCCTTTGGTTTTTTGGGAGTGGAATCACAAGCGGCCATCAATACAGAGAGCGCGACAAGGGTAATTAGGGGTAAAAATCTGGAGTTCGGTTTCATGGTTAGGCTTAGGGTTTAGGTAAATCATTCTTCCTTCAATATCCGCTCAACTATGCTCTGGGCTTTTTCGACTTCGTCGTTATGGACATGTATCTCGCGGTCGCCGTCAATGTTGGCCGCGAATCCGGCTAGTCGTGCCGACTCCGATTCGTCTTTAACAACGGGCTCGATGCCCATCTTTTGAAGCTCGGAAACGATTCGCTGGGTAAGCATCGAGTTTCCGGTATAGATCTTTGTGTAATCGCTCATAGCATAGAAATTAAAAAATAAGTACGAAGTTAGGAATAAGTTTCTAAATATTTTGGATAGAAACGTATAGTGGGAATGATCTTATAGGTTAATCGCACCTTATTTTTGTTCTACCGTTTTTTTTGTGAGAACAGTTGCTGTTGATCCGACCAAAAGACGAAAGGAAGAAGGAAAAAAGAAAATGAAGGACACATGGGTATTTTTAGTCCTACATTTACCTTTTCGGATGTTCCGAAAAATATATTCGTCTTTCTTCCTTGCTCTTTCCGTCCTTGTTCCATCGGAGATAGCGAAATTACCCACAAAATTCAGGGTAGAACCATTTTTAAATAGAGGGGCTCTCTTTTCTTAGAACATGGCGTTCATTTTCTGAAGGTGTCCATCAAAACCTTCCAAGGTCTCCGCCAACACTCCAATCTGTTCCTGGGCCTCTTTCCAGCTCTTTTGCTCGATGGCTTCCCTGACCCCGGGCAAGGTTTTTACGCCGTATCCGGTATAGAAACCGGGGGCGTAGATTTGGTGCTTGTACCAAGGTCTTCGTGGAAGTCCCTTTTCCGATGTCAACATCTGCTCGACCTGCATCAGCTGCCGGTTGAGCGCTTGCCGCTTTTCGGGGGGCAATTGGGAAGGATCCGCCGCATTAAATTTCTCGATACTGGTTTTTAGATCGGCCATTGCATTTTGTACAGGTGCAAAATCGAGATAAGGAACCGCTTTTTCCTTTTCGGGCTTTACCAGAGGCCTTTTAGGGTCCGCTGCCAGTTCAAAGGCGTTCTTATCGACCATTTGATTGTGTTTTTCGACAGCTTTGCGCATGGTGACGGTCTCATCGATTACTTCATCTAGGTAGCCCGAAACGGTGTTGTGCCATTCCCCAAATTCCAACGGAAGTACGTCGGCATTGGCCAGGCGCAAACTGATTCGTCCCGCGACGTTGGCCAAGGCCACACCATAGGCAAAATCAGGATCTTTGAACCGCTTGTAATTGGGATAGGTATCATAGATGGTATGGTATTCCCCGCCTGCATTTTCCCCGCCAAAGCCAAGGTTCAACGAAGCGATACCCGCATGCTGGATAAAGGGGGAATAGTCGGAACCTGATCCCACGGCATAGAGTTCGAAATCTTTACTGCCGCCATCGACAAGGTTACTGGCGATTTTTCGCTCTTTGACCGATACTTCACGTTGAGGGTCGGTTACCGCACCGGCCACCTCGCTCACCATGGCCTGTAAGCTGTGCGAGCCTCCGGCACTAAGAAATCCTCGGCCGTTACCGTCGGTGTTGATGTAGGCGATGGCCTTTTCCTGCAGTACCCCGATGTGGTCCTCTACCCATTCGGTAGAACCTATGAGTCCGGGTTCCTCGGCATCCCAGGCGGCATAGACCAAGGTGCGCCTTGGCTTGTCCCCGTTTTTGGCAAGTTCGCCGATGGCCCTGGCTTCCTCCATTAGGGCGACCATTCCACTGACCGGATCGCTGGCCCCGTGTACCCAGGCATCGTGGTGGTTACCCCGCAGCACCCATTGATCGGGGAATTCCGTTCCCTTCATGGTAGCGATTACGTTATGGGCCGGCTTGAGCTGCCAGTCGAATTCGAGTTTAAGGTGGACTTTCGCGGGGCCGGGACCGATGTGATAGGTAATCGGAAGGCCGCCGCGCCATGATTCGGGCGCTACCTCGCCCTCTAGGGCTTCCAACAAGGGCTGGGCATCTTCGTAGGAGATGGGCAATACGGGGATCTTAGTAATGGTAGGCGCCTCTTCACGGTCCAATCGTTCCGCATCCTTGGTGGCGGGATAGCCAGGGGTCAATACGTCCCCGGGATAAAGTGGCATGTCCATTACCGAGCCGCGTTGTACTCCGGTCTTGTTTTTAAAGGGTCCCTTGGGATAGACATCCCCCTTGACATAGCCGTCATCCTTTGGGTCGGAATAGATGATACAGCCGATCGCTCCTTTTTCAGCGGCGAGTTTGGGCTTGATGCCCCGCCAGGAACCGTAGTATTTGGCGATAACGATTTTTCCCTTGACATCGATTCCCAGTTTATCGAGTTCTTCGTAATCCTTGGGTACGCCGTAGTTGACGAAAACCAGTTCGGCCTCGACATCCCCGTCCGTGGAAAAGGCGTTATAACTGGGTAATAGTGCGTCACCCTGGGCCGTATATTCGTCTCCTTCGACCGCCATAGGGGTCAGCTTGGCGGTGTAGGTCGTCGGGGCCGTCAGCTCCAGCACTCGAGTCTTAGGGTACGGGAACAGTACGTGGTAGGTCTCGATCTTGGCATCGTAGCCCCACGAATTAAACTGATTTTTCATCCATTCCGCATTTTTCCGGCCGTATTCCGTGCCTACCCAATGGGGTTCCGCGGCCATACGCTTCATCCACGCATCGAGATTCTCGGCGGATAATTTGGACTCGAACTCTTTCTCAAGGGCGATTTCCTTTTCGGCGTTTTCGGGGGTAAAACCGATTATCGATGTTTGGGCGTGCAGACCGACTATGGCCAAGGAAAACAAGGGGATCAAGAATTTTTGTAACATGGAAAACGGATTTGAATTGATTTTGATGTTCAGTTGCAACGGCTTGCAAAACTATCCTGGAACCTAGAACGTATTTGAGAACGTAGGCGAACGAACGCCCGCACCCGAAGAGTACGGGGTAGGGGTTTCGAAGACACTGCAATGCTAATGTGCGGTCAAGATAGCGATTTTTTTTGGGTTTACACCCATCGATCCGCCTTTCTAGAGTGTAATTTGTACGCTGTCTGTTCTCACAGCTTTTTCGTCCATCCCCTAAAGTGCAAGTGTCCCTGTTCCTTGCTCCTTTTATCCTTATTCCAAGCTTCTGTCGTCCTTATTCCTTGCTCCTTTTGTCTTTCATCCTGCACTTAAATTGTGCTGTGCCGGCAAGTTTCATGGATGAGCACCATATTCGTGGTAGAACCATGCGTGCTATAGGAGTCCCCTTGCCTTGATCTCCAGATATTTGTTGATCGTATTAATGCTAAGGCTTTTCGGTTTGGTCAGGATGGTCTGGATACCGTATTGCCGCAACTCTTTTTGCATTTGACGCTTTTCAATGCGGAATTTTTCTGCAATGGTCTTGTGGTAAATGCCCTGCAGGTTTTCGGCGTCGGTGGCGATCAACTTCTCGAGTTCGGTGTTCTCGAAGAAGATGACCACCAACACGTGCTTTTTGGCCAGGGCGAGCAAAAAGGGAAGCTGTCTCTTGAGGGCGGATATATGTTCAAAATTGGTGTAGAGCAATAAGAGACTGCGATGGCTGATCTTCCGTTTGACCGTCGCGTAGAGCAGCCCGAAATCCGATTCGGTGAACTCCGTGTCGATGTTGTAGAGTTTCTCTAGAATCGTATTCAAGTGCGTGATTTTCTGGATGGCGGGCACGAAGGGGCCCACGGATTTCGAAAAGGCCAGCATACCTGTCTTATCGTTCCGTTTAAGAGCGACATTGGAGAAGGCCAAGGTGGAATTGATGGCATAATCCAATAATTTCAGTCCCTCGAACGGCATTTTCATCACTCTGCCCGTATCGATAATGGAGTAGATGGGTTGGGAGCGCTCGTCCTGATACTGGTTGACCATTAATTGGGCCTGTTTGGCGGTGGCCTTCCAGTTGATGGTACGAAAATCGTCGCCGGGCACGTATTCCTTGATCTGTTCGAATTCCTGGGTATGTCCGATACGGCGTATTTTCTTTAGTCCCACTTCCGTCAATCGGTTGCCGATGGCCAAAAAATCGTAACGCTGCATTTGGATGATGCTCGGATAGACCGGAACCGTTTCGTCCTTTTGGAAGACAAATTTCCGTTTCACGATCCTTAGGGGGGACGAGGCGAAAACGATAAGATTCCCGAATACGTATTCCCCTCGCTCTACGGGCCGTACGTTGTAGCTAAACTCTCTCCTTTCGCCTTTGCTCAGGCTGGAGGTATGCTCAAAATCCCTTTTTTGGAACTGTGGTGGAAGTTCATCGATAATCGATACGTAGGTTTTAAAGGGGTAGTCGGAACTATAGGTAATTGGGATGGGATTCAAATCGCTGTTGGACAGTTTTTTCGGAAGCCGGCGCCGGGCGGAAACACTGGAACCGGTAGCATACAAAAGATAGATGTCGAACAGGAACAAAGCGAGCAGCACCAAGATCAGCACCCAGGCAACAGGATAGAGGAGGGGCACCCAGTACGAGATGACGAAGCAGGCCGCCAAAACGGCGATGTACCTAAAAAACGTATTGTGTATGTAAAAGGATTTTAGGAACTGCATCATCTGGGGATTTCCACCGATTCGGAGATCATGTGCACGACACTGTCCGTCGTCATACCTTCCATTTCACGTTCGGGCGTTAGGATGATGCGATGGTTCAGCACGGGCACCAAGGCCCGTTTAACGTCATCGGGGGTTACGAAATCCCTACCCTGTATCGCGGCAAAGGCCTTTGCCGCGTTCAGGGTCGCGATCGAGGCCCGGGGCGAGCCCCCCAGATACAAATGCGGATGGTTCCGGGTCTTGGTAATGATATCGGCGATGTACCGGACGATTTTTTTCTCGACGATGACATTGCGGATTTTACGCTTATAATCCGCCAGCTGGTCCGCTGTCAGCACCCCCTTGATCAGATCATGAGGCTTCTCCTCTTTGCGTTCGTGGTGGGTCTGTATGATCTGCACCTCCTCTTCTAGGGAGGGGTAATCGACCTTGATCTTAAAAAGAAAACGATCGAGCTGGGCCTCGGGAAGGGCATAGGTACCTTCCTGCTCGATGGGGTTTTGGGTGGCCAAGACCATAAAGGGCGCGTCCATCGGGTAGGTGGCGCCGTCCATGGTGATCTGACGTTCTTCCATGGTCTCGAACAGGGCCGCCTGGGTCTTGGCGGGGGCGCGGTTGATTTCATCTATCAGTACGATGTTCGAAAATATAGGTCCCTTTTTGAATTCGAATTCCGAGGACTTGGCACTGAAAATCGAAGTCCCCAAGATATCGCTGGGCATCAGGTCCGGCGTAAACTGGATCCGGCTGAAATCCGTTTTTAGGGTCTTGGCGAAGAGTTTGGCGGTAATGGTCTTTGCGATGCCGGGTACACCCTCGATCAATACATGACCGTCGACCAGTAGGGAGACGATCAATTGATCGATAAAATTCTCCTGGCCTACGATGACCTTGGCCAATTCGGATTTCACATTGGCTACTGCGTTTTTCAGGTCCCCAAGAGGAATACGGTTGTCGAACTCGAGGTTTTGGTTTTGCGATTCGGTGTTTTCCATCTATGGTTATATTTAGCGTTGTCAGGTTTATTTATTGGATTCCATTCTTGGAACTATTTATCTAACCGTCCAATTCGACATAAGACTGTAGGACGTAAGACATAAGACAATCCGTTTTCCCATGAAGCACTAACATTTTTAAAATTTTCAGTCCTATGTCCTATGTCTTACCATCCTACGTCGGATTCTCACTGCTCAGTGCCGTTCGCCTTGGTGCTGTACCTTTTTAGGACTTCTCATGCGGTTTTGGCCCGTTTTTTGAATTTTTCAAGGGATGTATTCAGCTCCCTCAGTTCATTGTCCGATATCACTTCTTGGTCCTTGAGCTGTCGTAAAAATGCAAAAAGTCGTTCGATCT
Encoded here:
- a CDS encoding molybdopterin molybdotransferase MoeA, whose translation is MISFEDAFQHVLLHPLHLGDEQVDLLRAPGRILAENITADRDFPPFDRSTKDGIAIRFSAIDKGIDRFKIEGTLSAGMAQQRLISESNCFEIMTGAVLPEGADTIIMYEDTDIENGWATLTKTPDQGQNIHAQGSDETAGAVLLRRGLKINAAAIGVLASVGKTEVVVKKLPSICVISTGNELVEVSETPLPHQIRKSNILSLTAALQRLNIVPARLHLTDDRKIIEMELREAFEQHDVLLLSGGVSKGKFDFIPDVLADLGVEKIFHRVAQRPGKPFWFGVLDSNGVSQKQGLRKRETEIKDGSGQSGTKTSGKTANMQAEKKDIKERGTRPERKTTVFSFPGNPVSTFANYHVYFLPWLSLSLGLESEKLEVIMEKPVRPHPRLTLFLQVETQWREGRIRAKPIQGNGSGDLVSLAKADGFIRVPPGETELPPESSFWFVPCT
- a CDS encoding HEAT repeat domain-containing protein → MKPNSRFLPLITLVALSVLMAACDSTPKKPKETPLVIQEDSLTEVRRAKEIRQSISPKLAEGLELTLWASDSLAPDPIAMSIDNQGKVYLTRTNRQKNSEFDIRGHQDWMTPSIALRSVEDRREFLHTTFAPEKNVENNWLPDLNQDGSHDWKDLTVEKEEVWMLEDSNNNGIADRSTRILEDFNEEVTDVAGALLVRDDDVFVGVGPDMWRLTDSNDDLVLDEKTSISHGYAVHIGFGGHGMSGAVEGPDGKIYWGIGDIGANLTDQEGVEHFYPNQGVIVRSNPDGSDFEVFAHGLRNTHEFVFDAYGNIISSDNDGDHAGESERLVHIVEGSDAGWRANWQYGKYTDPKNNGYNVWMDEKLFKPRWEGQAAYIMPPIQNFHNGPTGMQYNPGTALGKKWLNKFFLVEFVGNPDRSPIWAFDLKPKGASFELGSDEKILTGVLPTGIEFGPDGALYVADWINGWNTKNYGRVWRLDVTEDENDLAQQREETQRLMTLDYTDQSTDELVQLLAYPDMRIRKKAQFALVDSGAGKEAFPKVIEENKDQFARIHSIWGTGQLASEDLENAAVLTGLLSDQDPEIIAQAVKVLGDVKYTDAGQDLIPLLKNDNARVRFFAAQALGRMNEASAVQPLLDMLADNNDEDLYLRHAAVLALSRIGKKEPIYALVDSPDRSLRIAAVLVLRKWQDERVAKFLQDEDEYIVTEAARAINDDWSIEEALPQLADVMTVERFSSEPLLRRSINAALRVGSDPALENLIAFAKRKSVSDTLRGEALAAIGTWAEPSVLDRVDGRYRGEIDRDASTVKEKIEKDIPIFLEDKNPEILIGISKSLANLGIDSHNDALFSMMQTNPSSDVRSAALKALGELQFSNIERAMALGMKDKDQQVRAVAVGLIPQMEISKDNLPGIVNPIFKNGSVREQQKLLSVLGELPLEKSGDVLEKLIVQANADQLNPAIVLDLTEAVKATESEDLIAQLDTPKDSGNPLAGYEETLQGGNARQGWQVFNNNPTAQCTRCHAVGATGGDVGPHLENIGNILTREQLLESLIEPSKRLAPGYGSVTLTLKDGQKVSGILEEETEEGLTLRTNAAEPLEIPAGRIEKRENMPSAMPAMGKLISKRDLRDLIEYLTRLKQEKSS
- a CDS encoding putative signal transducing protein yields the protein MSDYTKIYTGNSMLTQRIVSELQKMGIEPVVKDESESARLAGFAANIDGDREIHVHNDEVEKAQSIVERILKEE
- a CDS encoding transferrin receptor-like dimerization domain-containing protein, giving the protein MLQKFLIPLFSLAIVGLHAQTSIIGFTPENAEKEIALEKEFESKLSAENLDAWMKRMAAEPHWVGTEYGRKNAEWMKNQFNSWGYDAKIETYHVLFPYPKTRVLELTAPTTYTAKLTPMAVEGDEYTAQGDALLPSYNAFSTDGDVEAELVFVNYGVPKDYEELDKLGIDVKGKIVIAKYYGSWRGIKPKLAAEKGAIGCIIYSDPKDDGYVKGDVYPKGPFKNKTGVQRGSVMDMPLYPGDVLTPGYPATKDAERLDREEAPTITKIPVLPISYEDAQPLLEALEGEVAPESWRGGLPITYHIGPGPAKVHLKLEFDWQLKPAHNVIATMKGTEFPDQWVLRGNHHDAWVHGASDPVSGMVALMEEARAIGELAKNGDKPRRTLVYAAWDAEEPGLIGSTEWVEDHIGVLQEKAIAYINTDGNGRGFLSAGGSHSLQAMVSEVAGAVTDPQREVSVKERKIASNLVDGGSKDFELYAVGSGSDYSPFIQHAGIASLNLGFGGENAGGEYHTIYDTYPNYKRFKDPDFAYGVALANVAGRISLRLANADVLPLEFGEWHNTVSGYLDEVIDETVTMRKAVEKHNQMVDKNAFELAADPKRPLVKPEKEKAVPYLDFAPVQNAMADLKTSIEKFNAADPSQLPPEKRQALNRQLMQVEQMLTSEKGLPRRPWYKHQIYAPGFYTGYGVKTLPGVREAIEQKSWKEAQEQIGVLAETLEGFDGHLQKMNAMF
- a CDS encoding DUF58 domain-containing protein; amino-acid sequence: MQFLKSFYIHNTFFRYIAVLAACFVISYWVPLLYPVAWVLILVLLALFLFDIYLLYATGSSVSARRRLPKKLSNSDLNPIPITYSSDYPFKTYVSIIDELPPQFQKRDFEHTSSLSKGERREFSYNVRPVERGEYVFGNLIVFASSPLRIVKRKFVFQKDETVPVYPSIIQMQRYDFLAIGNRLTEVGLKKIRRIGHTQEFEQIKEYVPGDDFRTINWKATAKQAQLMVNQYQDERSQPIYSIIDTGRVMKMPFEGLKLLDYAINSTLAFSNVALKRNDKTGMLAFSKSVGPFVPAIQKITHLNTILEKLYNIDTEFTESDFGLLYATVKRKISHRSLLLLYTNFEHISALKRQLPFLLALAKKHVLVVIFFENTELEKLIATDAENLQGIYHKTIAEKFRIEKRQMQKELRQYGIQTILTKPKSLSINTINKYLEIKARGLL
- a CDS encoding AAA family ATPase — its product is MENTESQNQNLEFDNRIPLGDLKNAVANVKSELAKVIVGQENFIDQLIVSLLVDGHVLIEGVPGIAKTITAKLFAKTLKTDFSRIQFTPDLMPSDILGTSIFSAKSSEFEFKKGPIFSNIVLIDEINRAPAKTQAALFETMEERQITMDGATYPMDAPFMVLATQNPIEQEGTYALPEAQLDRFLFKIKVDYPSLEEEVQIIQTHHERKEEKPHDLIKGVLTADQLADYKRKIRNVIVEKKIVRYIADIITKTRNHPHLYLGGSPRASIATLNAAKAFAAIQGRDFVTPDDVKRALVPVLNHRIILTPEREMEGMTTDSVVHMISESVEIPR